ATACAATAGTGGGAGACATTGACGATAGAGGGCGTTTGTATGGTTTGATGAAATTGGCGGGAGACGCTGGAACTCCAAAATAATTGGTTGTATTTGGAGTAGAAAAATCATCCATATCGTTATTAAACACAATGCCAGTGCGCGTCCCAACAACCTTTGACCCAAAACTGGAAAAGAATGCATCTTCAAGGAGAACAGGTCGTGCCACTGCGGACATTTTTGAATTGAATAATTAGTTTTGTTACAGCATTGCACAACAGCAATGCAACAAAACTTGATGTATTAAAGTTTTGTATTTATGTTTAGCTCTCTGGTGGAGGAAAAGATTAAACTTTTTCATTGAAttaattaattcataaattatttGAACGTTAAATCAAAATAGAAGTTAGGTTTCCCTTTCATTATCAATCAACAAACAAAAGACGACTGGTACAATTTCAATGTTTCTTTTAAAGAATTTAAGGAGCTCACTGGAGATTTATTGTACTAGTTATTGACACAGCATCTCCTTTTGGTCCTAGTACAGATATGTGGGTGGTTCCTGCATTAGGAATTGTTAAACTGTATGTCGGTTCGTAATAATCCGTTTCATGAGTATTCCGTGTGATTTTTGATCTCTTCATTTCGCCCCAAGATAATGACGTCATATTCTGTAGAAGCTGAAACGCATAGTTATGAAAGGTATCAAAGATAAAGCCTTGAAAcgtatttttacaataaataaatatggaaatattttaacacacGTCATCTCATACGGATGGTAGAAGAGTGACAATTTGAAACTCCATCGCTGTTTCATGTTAATTAAAAGACCGCATTGACAGCTTAAGTTTCAGGAAGAAGTATAACAAATGAACTGACCCGGGTTTCATTTTAGACACAAGCCGACTTCTTGATCTAGCCGTCAGCTTTCcaataaaaactgaaactgaaactgttttatttgatttaacgcctatttttacgtaaaatatattcaatggcgttttacaaatacataaaaatacgacaaaattaagatatttaatgacatataacataaatgagcataaatatcattgtgaataaactatttagtaagcattaaaaaaatatcagacaTCAGacaagattaataaaatattagaacattattaagatacagtaagacagccgtttgttattaagtaagaataagtgggtcattgcgacatgtccagaaattattacaaacaactgtattccgcatttgttataatatagttcatattcgaaggtatttacacaataaaatcatccagttcacgttacttcaatctcttaaaaattacagtcacagtctctaaaagagtgcaaagtaatttccaaaataatgagttttcaacttctttttgaaaacatctattgtgtctgagttccttatttcaagaggcaattcattccagagtttaggtccaacagtaccaaaacttctgtcgctgaacgttttgcgtttgttgaaaggaacaacgaaacacccagtaacggaatttgaagaacgcaaatTCCCTGTCTGTGtttgttaaataataaaattaatagttTGCATTTCTATACTTTTGTAGCGATAACAAAATGGTTTCAAACAATTTACTTCCTTAAATTCAGTAAATTAATGTTACTCAAAAAACAGACCTCGTTAATTTTGTCCTTGGATGCCTGATCTTCTTGATCAATATCTCCTAGATTTGTACGCACGGAAAACCCGTGCTTAAATGCTTCAGTAATTCTATGGTACGTTTCCACTGCCTTCTCTCCAGTAGATACACTGTCTGCGCTCATATTGAAtccttaaatattaaaatttggatgtgaaaatatgCTAAAGTTTTAAACGTTTTCAAAACTgcacaaaacaaattaaattttagCCATGAATTTTCGAAATAACTGTCTTCTTTATTCTacataaaattaacaaagttCACTTAATGGCGAGCGGCAGTACACACAAGGACCACTTTAAGTCTTTGTACTATATTTGCCGACTGTTGTCAACGATACATCAAAATCAAAAGCAAGGTGGTGTCATGTTTTATGCAACAAATAACTGAAAGCCAGTTTTGGTCTCCGAAACCCACTATATGTTGATAAACTTACCGTTAAGTATATTAAGTATCAGTAGTGTGACAGCCCCACTGGATGGCGGTGGAGGGGACAACACCTTATAGTCCCCACCAGCCAAATCGATCTTCATAGGCTCTTTGACAGCCGCGGTATATCTCTGCAAGTCGTCCTTAGTAACGATACCAGCTGCAAAACGTGAAAGAAATAATCGTTTGACCTACGCAGCCGCGATAAATGTACTTGatgcaaacaaaatatatctGTGGTTAGTAAATATGTCCAGAAGCCATTGCAAATGAGATGCACTTAAGgctttgaattaattttttttagctATAAACTACATTTCTGGCTACAAAATACTTTCTCCGTAACAAACTTAACGAGAAGGGTTTTAATGATCATTGAGAAAGAAAGCACAATTATATTCATATGAATCTACATGTATAGTAATATACCGCCATCGGCAATATCTGCTGCAATGTCGTCTGCTAGGGATCCATTGTAATATGCGTACGGGTCCGCTGCTATTTTTTCGAAAGTTGCTCCCAGTTTTGGCAGTTTTATAGTATCCCCTTCCTTCAAAAGCTCTCCGGTTTCTGtatttgtcaacatttttctaCAATACAGTGTACGTGTCAGATTGTAAACATACTGAAGAAAGGTCCTCATACACTTTAAACAACCACATAGAGAATAACACAAGTAAGAGCTGTAAAATCAAGTTTCTGTTACTacatagtggacgcaacttgaccccgatggttgacctttgcattacaatacataatgaggcacaacctatcattgaaaaggagtgtacgtaaaacacgagctgcgtAAGAAAAAGGaaatgaacatttgtgtaaatttaaattagtgtattggaaagtttcaactgatcaaatgtaagcatatatactttgatactgcactgtatattaactaattccatataaatatacacggctaccctaagcacccttgatctctataatgaaataatcgatatgaataatcagcctaaggtcaaccatcgcggtgaAGTTGCGACTGCTATAATATGTTAGGATAAATATCTTTATATCAGTTGATGGGAAATTGAAAATTTTCTCTAAAGATGTGTTACCTTAAAAGTACTTTCTAACAAAGAACTATATAAAGCATACTTTAGTTCCACATAACGGCCTATTATCTCCTTATTTATCGGTATGGAGGTGTTTTCCAACAGGGAAGCCTTGTTTACACATCTGTATAACAGGTGCGAACAGTTCAGACCACGGAAGTCTACCGCCCAGTTTCCATGCCTCGTGAAGTCCTTTGATTTCCCCCGGAATGCCGATTGCCATGCCTCCTGTATTTGAGAAGCACAACGGATGAAATGGGAAATCAGAATATATCTGACAACGTATTTGGTGGTGGtgttttgataaaagataaaagataaaactTGCCTGTGTTTCTTCTTTTTGATTTCGAATGTAAAGAGCTTTAAAAGAACTATTAGATTTTTCATGAAAtcgaattaagaaataataaatatgtgcctatattttattagttaataaaatatgggcaggagttcggatgcgtaataattaaatcacgagtgcgtagcacgagtgatttaatattcgcatccgaacgactgcccatattttattaactgataaaattattggaacatatttattatttcgattctaaccacgtaaattcttcgcattttacagcactacattttagcgcgattgtcattcggctggccatatgctattataaaaacctccccacgattggaaagcgttgcatcaaacggaattttccgatattcagtaaattttaattaaagtattaagtagttattgccgtgaaaatgttattttcaataacatcaaaggtcggatatagaaatcagaggtaaatacttaattcaaggtttatatatgcagtttctaaaaatagtacacgtcacctacatgatggcactgaaacatacacgccagaacattgcggcggcatataaacacgtaaaaacttgagtctggaagattggaaaattaattataatttatttactgtcaaagtagaatctagttgacatttgtggtgcctacaacgcagaaattgtaaactacacacacgaccagacatagatgcactggtgttgaagttgaaacttaccgggctgaaacatacAGTGAACTCGCCTATTCCGAACCAGTCTGTAAATTGACTCATTTCCAAGCTTTAAAGGAGCCGTCGCGCATCCGTCAAGAAAAATCGTAagctatgttttggttttatatctaaATGCATTAAACTAATAATTCATTGCTGATAATAGTTCAAATTATTCTTACATAATCCATATTTGCAACATTGTCCAAATGCTATATTATTTCTTATGTGGAAATCTgacgaatgtaaacaaaaatgtcagattcAAGAAGCGATTGCGTTTTAGTTTTTTAACGAAATGAAACGAAAGGGAgattaaaaagaaggaaattttacGCTCTTTCCAATCATATATTCCACATTAAAAACAACTTGACCATTGAGATGCCTAAAGAGGAAATATAGATGGCATACATtgtgccta
The genomic region above belongs to Mercenaria mercenaria strain notata chromosome 12, MADL_Memer_1, whole genome shotgun sequence and contains:
- the LOC123533408 gene encoding glutathione hydrolase 1 proenzyme-like, with amino-acid sequence MLTNTETGELLKEGDTIKLPKLGATFEKIAADPYAYYNGSLADDIAADIADGAGIVTKDDLQRYTAAVKEPMKIDLAGGDYKVLSPPPPSSGAVTLLILNILNGFNMSADSVSTGEKAVETYHRITEAFKHGFSVRTNLGDIDQEDQASKDKINELLQNMTSLSWGEMKRSKITRNTHETDYYEPTYSLTIPNAGTTHISVLGPKGDAVSITSTINLHFGSKVVGTRTGIVFNNDMDDFSTPNTTNYFGVPASPANFIKPYKRPLSSMSPTIVLDKDGDVKLVTGATGGTRIITSTALSIIQTLMLKLGLKESTEFPRIHHQLLPPDLRIEEAMPQVIFDGLKARGHTFDVREKLGSSVQAVLTMNKQESNVQNALDRKHTGIFSFSDPIRDGIADGV